One window from the genome of Dasypus novemcinctus isolate mDasNov1 chromosome 26, mDasNov1.1.hap2, whole genome shotgun sequence encodes:
- the TTC21A gene encoding tetratricopeptide repeat protein 21A isoform X2, with product MSSDDSALMAGIIYYSQEKYFRHVQQAAAAGLEKFSNDPVLQFFKAYGMLREDRIQDAISELERTRSHPDVSLCSVMALIYAHKRCETIDREAVQELEGSLKETRKAAGGPALYYAGLFLWLMGRHDKAREYLDRMLKFSSGSREGYVLRGWMELTSDKPHAVKKSIKYLEQGLRDTSDVLGLLGKATYLMTQQNYSGALEVASQACVAAAHFLPALVLKMRLFLARQDWEQTVETGQRILEKDASNIDALQILAIHELAREGDMATAVSRVEQLIRALETREPQNPSLHLQKILVICRLCGRHQGVLRLASSFLERTLVATPASARVATELGYLFVLQDQVKQASLWYSEAMKQDESSVAALTGIIWCQILDGHLDEAEQQLEFLKEVQQSLGKSEVLVFLQALLASRRHQREQEATELLREAAELHFASMQGLPLSAEYFERLDPFFLLCIAREYLLFCPKQPRLPGQLVSPLLKQISAILSPVVRAAPALTEPLHLMAQVKCLSGELENAQSTLQRCLELDPTSAEAHLLRAQIYLAQGNLAMCSHCLELGVSHNFQVRDHPLYHLIKARTLSKSGDYPEAIKTLKTITKLPTLSLQEGRRCRGPSLRPSERVSVLLELAEALRLNGELHEATKVMQDAIHEFRGTTEEIRVTIANVDLAMSKGHVDEALGLLRDVTPGQPCYTEAKEKMASIYLQSRRDTRLYIGCYRDLCEHLPGPHSSLLLGDAFMNIQEPEKALEVYDEAYRKNPHDASLVSRIGQAYVKTHQYAKAINYYEAAQKMSGQDFLRCELAELLLKLKKFSKAEKVLTQALERDAARDVLAMTSDVKCLLLLAKVYKSHKKEDVMETLHKALDLQARVLKRVPLEQPEMIPSQKQLAASICAQFGEQHLAEKEYAKAAQAYRDALSYWPTDNTVVLELARLYLLQGHLDLCEQHCADLLRTEQSREPAAVMMADLMFRKQKYEEAVSLYRQVLEKAPDNFLVLSKLIDLLRRSGKLADAPAFLELATRASSRAPLEPGFNYCRGTYCWHVGRPNEALRLLNKARKDSTWGASATARMVRICLNPDDEVLGGEAFETLGAESNSAGRREAEQHGVRTAEKLLREFCPHAAPGPAQLRLLQGLCLLGTREKASVEAALGTFVEMAQAEKDCVPALLAMAQAYALLGQTPKARTQLKRLAKAPWAPAEAEELEQGWLLLADIYCQGGKFDLAAELLRRCVQYNKSCCKAYEYMGFIMEKEQAYKDAAASYALAWEYGHRASPAIGFKLAFNYLKDKRFVEAIEVCHGVLREHPNYPKIREEILEKAQGSLRP from the exons GCTGGGATCATATACTACAGCCAGGAAAAGTACTTCCGCCACGTGCAGCAGGCAGCAGCTGCGGGCCTGGAGAAGTTCAGCAACGACCCGGTGCTGCAGTTCTTTAAAGCCTACGGCATGCTCAGGGAAG ACCGCATCCAGGACGCCATCAGCGAGCTGGAGCGCACCCGGAGCCACCCGGACGTGTCCCTGTGCTCCGTCATGGCCCTCATTTACGCTCACAAGCGCTGCGAGACCATCG ACCGGGAAGCAGTTCAGGAGCTGGAGGGCAGCCTGAAGGAGACCCGCAAGGCGGCCGGAGGGCCGGCCCTCTACTACGCCGGCCTCTTCCTCTGGCTCATGGGCCGCCACGACAAGGCCAGGGAGTACCTCGACCGCATGCTGAAGTTCTCCAGTGGCTCCAGAGAG GGCTACGTGCTCAGAGGCTGGATGGAGCTCACCTCGGACAAGCCCCACGCAGTGAAGAAGTCCATCAAGTACCTGGAGCAGGGGCTGCGGGACACCTCAGACGTGCTGGGGCTGCTGGGAAAG GCGACGTACCTGATGACGCAGCAGAACTACTCCGGGGCCCTCGAGGTGGCGAGCCAGGCCTGCGTCGCCGCCGCGCACTTCCTGCCGGCCCTCGTGCTGAAGATGCGGCTGTTCTTGGCGCGGCAGGACTGGGAGCAGACGGTGGAGACCGGCCAGAG AATCCTAGAAAAAGACGCAAGCAACATCGACGCTCTCCAGATTCTAGCCATCCACGAGCTTGCCAGAGAAGGGGACATGGCCACA GCCGTCAGCCGCGTGGAGCAGCTCATCAGGGCGCTGGAGACCAGAGAGCCCCAGAACCCCAGCCTCCACCTGCAGAAAATCCTCGTCATCTGCAGGCTG TGCGGGCGGCACCAGGGCGTCCTGCGGCTGGCCAGCAGCTTCCTGGAGCGCACCCTCGTGGCCACACCCGCCTCCGCCCGCGTGGCCACCGAGCTGGGCTACCTCTTCGTCCTGCAGGACCAGGTGAAGCAGGCGTCCCTGTGGTACTCGGAGGCCATGAAGCAGGACGAGAGCAGCGTGGCCGCCTTGACAG GCATCATCTGGTGCCAGATTCTGGACGGGCACCTGGACGAGGCCGAGCAGCAGCTGGAATTCCTGAAGGAAGTGCAGCAGTCCCTGGGGAAGTCGGAG GTGCTGGTGTTCCTGCAAGCCCTCCTGGCGTCGCGGAGGCACCAGCGCGAGCAGGAGGCCACGGAGCTCCTGCGGGAGGCGGCGGAGCTGCACTTCGCCAGCATGCAGGGGCTCCCCCTGAGCGCCGAGTACTTCGAAAGGCTGGACCCCTTCTTCCTGCTGTGCATCGCCAGGGAGTACCTGCTCTTCTGCCCCAAACAG CCCCGGTTGCCCGGCCAGCTCGTGTCTCCGCTTCTCAAGCAAATCTCCGCGATCCTGAGCCCTGTGGTGCGGGCAGCGCCGGCCCTGACCGAGCCCCTGCACCTGATGGCGCAGGTCAAGTGCCTCTCAG GGGAGCTGGAGAATGCCCAGAGCACCCTGCAGCGCTGCCTGGAGCTGGACCCCACCTCCGCCGAGGCCCACCTCCTGCGGGCGCAGATCTACCTGGCGCAGGGCAACCTGGCCATGTGCTCCCACTGCCTGGAGCTGGGCGTGAGCCACAACTTCCAG GTCCGAGACCACCCTCTGTACCACCTCATCAAGGCCAGGACCCTCAGCAAGTCCGGGGACTACCCAGAGGCCATAAAGACGCTGAAAACGATTACGAAGTTACCAACCCTGAGCCTGCAGGAGGGCAGGAGATGCCGGGGGCCCTCCCTGCGGCCCAGCGAGCGGGTGTCCGTCCTGCTGGAACTGGCAGAGGCCCTCCGGCTGAACGGGGAGCTG CACGAGGCCACCAAGGTCATGCAGGACGCCATCCACGAGTTCAGAGGCACAACGGAAGAAATCCGCGTCACCATCGCCAACGTGGACTTGGCCATGAGCAAGGGGCACGTGGACGAGGCGCTGGGCTTGCTGAGGGACGTCACGCCTGGGCAGCCCTGCTACACAGAAGCCAAGGAGAAGATGGCCAGCATCTACCTGCAGAGCCGCAGAGACACCCGCCTGTACATCGGCTGCTACCG CGACCTCTGTGAGCACCTGCCCGGCCCCCACAGCAGCCTGCTGCTGGGCGACGCCTTCATGAACATCCAGGAG CCCGAGAAGGCGCTGGAGGTCTACGACGAGGCGTACAGGAAGAACCCGCACGACGCCTCCCTGGTCAGCAGAATCGGCCAGGCCTACGTGAAGACCCACCAGTACGCCAAG GCCATCAATTACTACGAGGCCGCCCAGAAGATGAGCGGACAGGACTTCCTGCGCTGCGAGCTGGCCGAGCTGCTCCTCAAGTTAAAGAAGTTCAGCAAAGCCGAGAAAGTCCTGACGCAGGCGCTGGAGCGCGACGCGG CGAGAGACGTCCTGGCCATGACCAGCGACGTCAAGTGCCTACTCCTGCTGGCGAAGGTTTACAAGAGCCATAAGAAGGAAGACGTGATGGAGACGCTGCACAAG GCGCTGGACCTCCAGGCTCGGGTCCTGAAGCGGGTGCCCCTGGAGCAGCCAGAGATGATCCCGTCCCAGAAGCAGCTGGCAGCCTCCATCTGCGCGCAGTTCGGGGAGCAGCACCTCGCTGAGAAGGAGTACGCCAAGGCGGCACAGGCCTACAGGGACGCCCTGTCCTACTGGCCCACTGACAACACG GTGGTGCTGGAGCTGGCGCGGCTCTACCTGCTCCAGGGGCACCTGGACCTGTGCGAGCAGCACTGCGCGGACCTCCTGCGGACGGAGCAGAGCCGCGAGCCGGCGGCCGTG ATGATGGCTGACCTGATGTTCAGAAAGCAGAAGTACGAGGAGGCCGTCAGCCTCTACCGGCAGGTCCTGGAGAAAGCGCCAG ACAATTTTTTGGTCCTGAGTAAGTTAATCGACCTGCTGCGAAGAAGCGGGAAGCTTGCAGACGCCCCTGCCTTCCTCGAGCTGGCCACGAGGGCGTCCAGCCGCGCGCCCCTGGAGCCCGGCTTCAACTACTGCCGGGGCACCTACTGCTG GCACGTGGGGCGCCCCAACGAGGCCCTGCGGCTCCTCAACAAGGCCCGCAAGGACAGCACCTGGGGCGCGAGCGCCACCGCCCGCATGGTGCGGATCTGCCTGAACCCCGACGACGAGGTGCTGGGCGGAGAGGCCTTCGAGACCCTGGGGGCGGAGAGCAA CTCCGCAGGGAGGCGGGAGGCGGAGCAGCACGGCGTGCGCACGGCCGAGAAGCTCCTGCGCGAGTTCTGCCCGCACGCGGCCCCCGGCCCGGCTCAGCTGCGGCTGCTGCAGGGCCTCTGCCTGCTGGGCACCAGGGAGAAGGCCAGCGTGGAGGCGGCGCTGGGCACCTTCGTGGAGATGGCCCAGGCCGAG AAGGACTGCGTGCCCGCGCTGCTGGCCATGGCGCAGGCCTACGCGCTGCTGGGGCAGACCCCCAAGGCGCGCACGCAGCTGAAGCGCCTGGCCAAGGCCCCGTGGGCGCCGGCGGAGGCCGAGGAGCTGGAGCAGGGCTGGCTCCTGCTGGCCGACATCTACTGCCAGGGCGGCAAGTTCGACCTGGCCGCGGAGCTGCTGCGGCGCTGCGTGCAGTACAACAAG TCCTGCTGCAAGGCCTACGAGTACATGGGCTTCATCATGGAGAAGGAACAGGCCTATAAGGACGCGGCCGCCAGCTACGCACTCGCCTGGGAATACGGCCACCGCGCCAGCCCCGCCATCG GCTTCAAACTTGCCTTCAACTACCTGAAGGACAAGAGATTTGTGGAGGCCATCGAAGTCTGCCACGGC GTTCTCAGGGAGCACCCCAACTACCCCAAGATCCGAGAGGAAATACTGGAAAAGGCCCAGGGGTCCCTGAGGCCCTAG